In one Zobellia galactanivorans genomic region, the following are encoded:
- a CDS encoding glycoside hydrolase family 88 protein produces the protein MKLTKIVLHAALAFLMCGCTFKKEGTKPDHKETTTVNVDEIVIKATKQLDLQSKVAEQANRIPRTVTPEGEMHWTGQQFDWTEGFFPGSLWYLFKASQDDIWKTRAEKFQALYEDHKYKTTNHDLGFVFNTSYGNGYLLTENEAFKEVMIVAADSLSSRFNPNVGCIKSWDVDRGWQASRGWLFPVIIDNMMNLELLFKVSEYTGDPKYKEIAITHAETTLKNHFRDDNSSYHVVDYDPETGAVRSKQTAQGISHESSWARGQAWGLYGYTICYRYTKNPEYLNMAKKIAAYIIGQKAQKNGIPYWDYHAENIPDEPYDVSAAAITASALLELNQYTNDTYKNEVETILTALASDEFTAPIGTNHNFILKHSVGSIPHKAEIDVPLNYADYYYLEALLRYKEQYHEN, from the coding sequence ATGAAACTAACAAAAATCGTTTTACATGCTGCATTGGCCTTTTTAATGTGCGGCTGTACCTTTAAAAAAGAAGGGACTAAACCCGACCACAAAGAAACAACCACTGTTAATGTCGATGAAATTGTCATCAAGGCGACCAAACAATTAGACCTACAATCTAAAGTTGCGGAGCAAGCAAACCGCATCCCCAGAACAGTGACGCCAGAGGGGGAAATGCATTGGACCGGACAACAATTTGACTGGACGGAGGGCTTCTTTCCCGGGAGCCTATGGTATCTTTTCAAAGCAAGCCAAGATGATATTTGGAAAACAAGGGCCGAAAAATTCCAAGCCCTTTATGAAGATCATAAATACAAGACCACCAATCACGACCTAGGCTTTGTCTTTAACACCTCGTACGGTAACGGATACCTTCTTACCGAAAATGAAGCCTTTAAAGAAGTAATGATCGTAGCGGCCGATTCGCTTTCCTCCCGGTTCAACCCCAACGTGGGGTGTATTAAGAGTTGGGACGTTGATCGAGGATGGCAAGCCTCACGAGGTTGGTTGTTTCCCGTGATCATAGACAATATGATGAACCTTGAACTACTCTTTAAGGTTTCGGAATACACAGGCGACCCCAAGTACAAAGAGATAGCCATTACACATGCTGAAACTACCTTAAAAAATCATTTTAGGGACGATAACAGTTCGTATCACGTAGTCGATTACGACCCCGAAACCGGAGCGGTACGATCGAAACAAACGGCACAGGGCATTTCCCACGAAAGCTCTTGGGCCCGAGGTCAGGCATGGGGACTTTACGGCTATACCATTTGTTACCGTTATACCAAAAATCCCGAATACTTGAATATGGCAAAGAAAATCGCTGCTTATATCATCGGTCAGAAGGCGCAAAAAAACGGTATTCCCTATTGGGACTATCACGCCGAAAATATTCCTGACGAACCCTATGATGTATCGGCCGCGGCCATTACCGCTTCGGCGCTGCTAGAATTGAACCAATATACCAATGATACCTATAAAAATGAGGTAGAAACCATTTTGACCGCTTTGGCTTCGGATGAGTTCACCGCCCCAATCGGTACCAACCATAATTTTATCCTTAAACACAGTGTGGGCAGTATTCCTCATAAAGCTGAAATCGATGTTCCCTTGAACTATGCCGATTATTACTATCTTGAAGCATTACTAAGGTATAAAGAACAGTATCATGAAAATTAA
- a CDS encoding hybrid sensor histidine kinase/response regulator transcription factor, whose amino-acid sequence MKFHFAILILLTLFGQVQAQIPDVPAKELEFKNYSTEDGLSQRSVVSIIQDTRGFLWFGTRYGLNRFDGKKFKNYYYDATNKNSLSNSWVKVLYLGPKGTVWAGTKNGLNKYNPDTDDFTRVRMPNNGDRPFEGEIFDIGAADDEHIWVSAEKGLMRINTISGEVHDFNQLHSDLELDPHTVLSVLNPKKTHLWFGNPKKVFFYDDTKKQLETYDYPSNQSPEKTKNYHTVLFKDQGGTVWLGYNGGLAYFNEITQTFSDLLDPQGALRIDSPVRTIHEENGEDLWVGTYNGLYIYNRKTKDWTLYKNNPDNPKSLSQNSIYDITADSRGDLWIGTWAGGISYLNRKSSIFKNYQIGSNGLNYPVVSSIIEDNHNNLWIGTEGGGLNYFDTSQKKFTYFTHVNSEKNSIASNNVKAMDKDRFGNLWVGTHDQGLSYASVQDDKLSFKDWNSIATPSSRPNKNRITCLFEDGHGNVWMGTDNRGLNFYDIKSGNSFRVGDPKNILGTFVSIITQPQSDGNILVGGENGLGSVSVDSREITRIAFKKESDDPYDIKKVISIYASTPTLLWIGTEGDGLYQYDLKTHKSTRYGVNSGLPDEVIYGILPDDLGHIWLSTNKGLSRLNINSGEIKNYSRADGLVNNEFNYGAHLRTQNGKLAFGGVNGFTIFDPKEIERDSFIAPVVIEKLKIADASEITIAPSTSHFELKHDENDITFDYVALDFSRPQNNKYAYKLDGFDTKWNFSGNLTRATYTNLDPGNYTFLVKASNSDGIFNGEVASLEISITPPFWKTWWAYLLYFLALGGIFLLVRRYTLIRIKERHDLRRERQEKTQMQELNRLKLQLFTNISHDFRTPLTLITAPLQRLIEEKKDDPQLHRQLSGMQRNARILLQLINQLLDFRKAENGKLKLAFSKNDIIPFVEDTKASFNELAQDKGINFVLIAPKPPLEVWFDRIEMKKVILNILSNAFKFTPPNGKISIQIEAKDDSVDILIKDTGSGINQKDIEFVFDRYFQLGQKNDLRSGTGVGLALAKDIVDLHHGKISVESELGKGSCFSISLPLGKAHLKPEDLTYDERSEENDLLDYYDPSILKSTWVKDEIETAPNLDDSKQTILVVEDNKEVRTFVKGIFNDEFNVIEANNGRMGIELAKTKNIDMIISDVMMPEMGGIEMCESLKSDVLTSHIPVILLTARTSSKIQKIGFETGADAYVTKPFEAHLLKLQVQNLLATRKKLAKKFRKDLVLEPSELKLVSTDEVFLKNAVDIVEKNLSNAELNASFLSEHINMSQSVLYRKLKALTGNTISEFIRGIRLKKAGQLLRETELNINDVAYEVGFNDIKYFRACFKKAYGKTPSAYKKQQPFDPERV is encoded by the coding sequence ATGAAGTTTCATTTCGCCATTCTTATATTATTGACCCTTTTCGGACAAGTTCAGGCCCAAATACCTGATGTCCCCGCAAAGGAACTGGAGTTTAAAAATTATTCTACCGAAGACGGACTCTCACAGCGTTCCGTGGTTTCAATAATTCAAGATACCAGAGGTTTTCTTTGGTTCGGCACGCGCTACGGACTCAACAGGTTCGACGGCAAAAAATTCAAAAACTACTACTACGATGCCACGAACAAAAACAGCCTTAGCAACAGCTGGGTAAAAGTACTCTACCTCGGCCCTAAGGGCACGGTGTGGGCGGGGACCAAAAACGGACTCAACAAGTACAATCCCGATACGGATGATTTTACCCGTGTACGTATGCCCAATAACGGGGACAGGCCTTTTGAAGGGGAAATTTTCGACATTGGCGCTGCCGACGATGAACATATTTGGGTGTCCGCCGAAAAAGGTCTGATGCGCATTAATACCATATCTGGGGAAGTGCACGATTTCAATCAATTGCACAGCGATTTAGAACTAGACCCCCATACGGTACTTTCCGTTCTAAACCCTAAAAAGACCCATCTTTGGTTTGGCAATCCTAAAAAAGTTTTCTTTTATGACGATACAAAAAAGCAGCTAGAAACCTATGACTACCCCTCAAACCAATCACCTGAAAAAACTAAAAATTACCACACCGTTCTATTCAAGGACCAAGGAGGCACCGTTTGGCTGGGCTATAACGGAGGGCTGGCATATTTTAATGAGATAACACAAACTTTTTCGGATCTTTTAGACCCACAAGGAGCCTTAAGAATAGACAGTCCCGTTCGCACCATCCATGAAGAAAACGGAGAGGACTTATGGGTCGGAACGTACAACGGACTCTATATCTACAACCGTAAAACTAAGGATTGGACCCTCTATAAAAACAACCCGGACAATCCCAAGAGCCTCAGCCAGAATTCCATTTACGATATTACGGCCGACTCTAGGGGCGACCTCTGGATCGGTACTTGGGCGGGCGGAATCAGCTACCTGAATCGAAAATCAAGCATTTTCAAAAACTACCAAATCGGCTCAAACGGATTGAATTACCCCGTGGTCAGCTCGATCATAGAAGATAACCATAACAACCTATGGATCGGTACCGAGGGCGGTGGACTCAATTACTTCGACACCTCACAGAAGAAGTTCACCTATTTCACCCATGTCAATTCCGAAAAGAATTCTATTGCCAGCAACAATGTCAAGGCCATGGACAAAGACCGGTTCGGCAATCTTTGGGTAGGCACGCACGACCAGGGGCTTTCTTACGCCTCCGTTCAAGACGATAAACTTTCCTTTAAAGATTGGAACTCGATAGCCACCCCCTCATCAAGGCCGAACAAAAACCGTATCACCTGTCTGTTCGAAGATGGTCACGGCAACGTCTGGATGGGTACCGACAATCGCGGATTGAATTTTTACGACATTAAATCAGGAAACAGCTTCAGGGTGGGAGACCCTAAAAACATATTGGGCACCTTTGTCTCCATCATTACCCAGCCCCAGTCCGATGGCAATATACTTGTTGGAGGAGAAAACGGCCTAGGTTCCGTTTCGGTCGATTCAAGGGAAATCACCCGGATAGCCTTTAAAAAAGAAAGCGATGACCCTTACGACATCAAAAAGGTAATTAGTATTTACGCCTCTACCCCCACCCTCCTGTGGATCGGGACCGAAGGTGATGGCCTATACCAATACGACCTAAAAACCCATAAATCTACCCGCTATGGCGTCAACAGCGGCCTTCCCGATGAAGTCATTTACGGAATCTTGCCCGACGACCTGGGCCATATATGGCTTAGTACAAACAAGGGACTCAGCAGATTGAACATCAACTCTGGGGAAATAAAGAACTATTCACGGGCCGATGGCCTGGTCAACAATGAATTCAACTACGGCGCACATTTACGGACGCAAAATGGGAAATTGGCTTTTGGCGGGGTTAATGGTTTTACCATTTTCGACCCTAAAGAGATAGAACGCGATTCTTTTATCGCCCCAGTGGTCATTGAAAAACTGAAAATCGCCGATGCCTCCGAAATAACCATAGCCCCCTCCACTTCACATTTTGAACTGAAGCACGACGAAAACGACATTACCTTCGATTATGTGGCCCTCGATTTTTCAAGGCCCCAAAATAATAAGTACGCTTATAAACTCGATGGTTTCGACACCAAGTGGAATTTCAGCGGCAACCTAACAAGAGCTACCTATACCAATCTAGACCCAGGCAACTATACCTTTCTCGTAAAGGCCTCCAACAGTGACGGCATCTTCAATGGGGAGGTGGCTTCCCTTGAAATAAGCATAACCCCACCTTTCTGGAAGACTTGGTGGGCCTATCTACTCTACTTTTTGGCCCTAGGGGGGATTTTCTTGCTGGTAAGAAGGTATACCCTTATCCGCATCAAAGAACGGCACGATCTTAGAAGGGAACGACAGGAAAAGACCCAAATGCAGGAACTGAACCGCTTAAAACTACAGTTGTTCACCAATATATCGCATGATTTCAGAACACCGCTAACCTTAATTACGGCCCCGCTACAGCGACTTATCGAAGAGAAAAAGGATGATCCGCAGCTACACAGACAATTAAGCGGTATGCAACGGAATGCCCGTATTTTACTTCAACTTATAAATCAATTATTAGACTTCAGAAAGGCCGAAAACGGAAAGCTGAAACTAGCGTTTTCAAAGAATGACATTATACCCTTCGTAGAAGACACCAAGGCTTCGTTCAACGAACTTGCCCAAGACAAAGGCATCAATTTTGTGCTCATAGCCCCAAAACCACCATTGGAAGTCTGGTTTGACCGTATCGAAATGAAAAAGGTAATCCTGAACATTTTGAGCAATGCCTTTAAATTTACCCCTCCCAACGGAAAAATAAGTATACAGATCGAAGCCAAGGACGATTCGGTCGACATTCTAATAAAAGATACCGGAAGCGGCATCAACCAAAAAGACATCGAATTTGTTTTTGACCGCTATTTTCAATTGGGCCAGAAAAACGATTTGCGTTCAGGAACAGGTGTGGGGCTAGCCTTGGCCAAAGACATAGTAGATCTGCACCACGGTAAAATCTCCGTAGAAAGCGAACTCGGTAAAGGCTCATGTTTTTCGATCAGCCTTCCTTTGGGCAAGGCCCATTTAAAGCCCGAAGACCTCACTTATGATGAACGTTCCGAAGAAAACGACCTTTTAGATTATTACGACCCCTCGATTTTAAAATCGACCTGGGTCAAAGATGAAATCGAGACCGCCCCGAACCTAGACGACAGCAAACAGACCATATTGGTGGTCGAAGACAATAAAGAGGTCAGAACCTTTGTAAAGGGAATCTTCAATGATGAATTTAACGTGATAGAGGCCAATAACGGTCGAATGGGAATAGAACTGGCCAAGACCAAGAACATAGACATGATCATTAGCGATGTCATGATGCCCGAAATGGGCGGTATTGAAATGTGCGAATCCTTGAAGTCCGACGTACTTACCAGTCATATTCCCGTAATCCTTCTGACGGCAAGGACCTCTTCCAAAATTCAGAAAATAGGATTCGAAACGGGAGCCGATGCCTATGTCACCAAACCTTTTGAAGCCCACCTCTTAAAATTACAGGTACAAAACCTGCTAGCTACGCGAAAAAAATTGGCCAAGAAATTCAGAAAAGACCTGGTTCTTGAACCCAGTGAACTGAAGTTAGTATCTACCGACGAGGTCTTTCTGAAAAATGCGGTCGACATTGTAGAGAAAAACCTCTCGAACGCCGAACTCAATGCCAGTTTCCTAAGTGAACATATCAACATGAGCCAATCGGTACTATACCGAAAACTCAAGGCCCTAACCGGCAATACCATATCGGAATTCATCCGTGGCATTCGCCTCAAGAAAGCGGGCCAACTCTTACGGGAAACCGAATTGAACATCAACGATGTGGCCTATGAAGTAGGCTTTAACGACATCAAATATTTCAGGGCCTGTTTTAAGAAGGCCTACGGAAAAACGCCTTCCGCTTATAAAAAACAACAGCCTTTTGACCCTGAGCGTGTCTAA
- the kduI gene encoding 5-dehydro-4-deoxy-D-glucuronate isomerase produces MNVNYETRYASSPEAVKKYDTTQLREEFLIENLLEPGKINMTYSHYDRYITGGVVPEAPLALEAIDPLKSDYFLERREIGIINVGASGSVEVDGTTYELDHKDALYIGQGAKKVIFKSNDANAPALFYFNSAPAHRAYPTKKVSRAEANKLELGSLETANHRTVNQMIIGGIVTTCQLQMGMTELKTGSVWNTMPAHVHDRRMEVYFYTDVSEDQSVCHFMGQPQETRHIWMQNHQAVISPPWSIHCGSGTSNYTFIWGMAGENLDYNDMDVAKITELR; encoded by the coding sequence ATGAATGTGAATTATGAAACGCGCTATGCTTCAAGTCCGGAAGCGGTAAAAAAATATGATACAACTCAATTGCGTGAAGAGTTTTTGATTGAAAATTTACTGGAGCCGGGAAAAATAAACATGACCTACTCCCATTACGATAGATACATTACCGGGGGAGTCGTTCCGGAAGCGCCTTTGGCACTTGAGGCAATAGATCCGTTGAAATCGGACTATTTTCTAGAACGAAGGGAAATAGGTATAATTAACGTTGGGGCCTCGGGCAGCGTCGAAGTTGATGGTACTACCTACGAACTCGATCATAAGGATGCCCTTTATATAGGTCAAGGGGCCAAAAAGGTAATATTTAAGAGTAATGATGCCAATGCCCCGGCCTTGTTCTATTTTAATTCCGCTCCTGCGCATAGGGCCTATCCCACTAAAAAAGTAAGTAGGGCGGAGGCCAATAAATTAGAGTTAGGTAGCTTGGAAACGGCGAATCACCGAACCGTTAACCAAATGATCATTGGGGGTATCGTTACCACCTGCCAGCTTCAGATGGGAATGACCGAACTAAAGACCGGAAGTGTTTGGAATACTATGCCAGCACACGTTCACGACCGTCGTATGGAAGTCTATTTTTATACCGATGTGTCTGAAGACCAATCTGTTTGTCATTTTATGGGGCAGCCCCAGGAAACCCGTCATATCTGGATGCAGAACCATCAAGCGGTCATTTCCCCACCATGGTCTATCCACTGTGGATCAGGAACCTCGAACTACACTTTTATCTGGGGCATGGCCGGAGAGAACCTCGATTACAACGATATGGATGTGGCTAAAATTACAGAACTACGATAG
- a CDS encoding gluconate 5-dehydrogenase, whose product MSISLFDLKGKIALVTGSTHGLGMAMAKGLGNAGATLIVNGNSSQEKIDAALKAYKKEGITAHGYKFDVTDERAVMEAIQKIEQEVGEIDILVNNAGIIKRTPLEDMEVSDFKQVIDVDLVSPFIVSKHVVKGMIARKEGKIINICSMMSELGRNTVGAYAAAKGGLKMLTRNMATEWAKHNIQVNGIGPGYFATSQTEPIRVDGHPFNEFIINRTPAAKWGDPNELQGAAIFLSSKASDFVNGHVLYVDGGILATIGKPSNEN is encoded by the coding sequence ATGAGCATTTCTTTATTTGATTTAAAAGGAAAAATAGCCTTGGTTACAGGCAGTACACACGGTTTGGGTATGGCTATGGCCAAAGGTTTGGGCAATGCGGGCGCTACACTGATTGTGAACGGAAATTCATCCCAAGAAAAGATAGACGCGGCCTTAAAGGCGTATAAAAAAGAAGGTATTACCGCCCACGGATATAAGTTTGACGTGACGGATGAGCGGGCCGTGATGGAAGCGATCCAAAAAATAGAACAGGAAGTCGGTGAAATCGATATTCTGGTGAACAACGCGGGAATCATCAAAAGAACGCCCCTTGAGGATATGGAAGTATCCGATTTTAAGCAAGTTATCGATGTTGACTTGGTGAGTCCGTTTATTGTTTCAAAACACGTGGTAAAAGGCATGATCGCCCGTAAAGAGGGAAAGATCATCAACATTTGCTCCATGATGAGCGAATTGGGAAGAAATACCGTTGGAGCCTACGCCGCAGCCAAGGGCGGACTCAAAATGTTGACCCGGAACATGGCTACGGAATGGGCCAAACACAATATACAGGTGAACGGAATAGGACCAGGGTATTTTGCGACTTCCCAGACCGAACCTATTCGGGTCGATGGGCATCCGTTCAACGAATTTATTATCAATAGAACACCGGCCGCCAAATGGGGCGACCCCAACGAGCTTCAAGGGGCCGCAATCTTTTTAAGCTCTAAGGCCAGTGATTTTGTCAACGGACATGTACTGTATGTCGATGGGGGAATTTTGGCTACCATCGGAAAACCTTCTAACGAGAACTAA
- a CDS encoding DUF4861 domain-containing protein, which produces MGLKFFFTLGVCGALLQLGCTDATEGRYRIEIVNPLNEARSLETLEIDLAAIPFKNAIRASAKSYEIFDLATQNKVTSQAVDLDGDGSLDQLLFQPEVDAGESKLFEIIASEEKTIEEADPLCYSRFVPERTDDYAWENNRVAFRTYGPTAQKLKEDGVPGGTLSSGIDAWLKKVDYPIINKWYKKELETDGSYHEDTGEGLDNFHVGVSRGVGGIAVKRDSSYHVSKNFTSYETLTKGPIRTSFVLKYEDWKAGEDIIKEEKHISLDNGSNLSRFEIKVRGTDKLSVGLTMHENDGQVSVAQDKGYVSYWQPHEDSELGTAIVAEPKRIVEVEEYQNGRPDENNVYAGLSVQEGSVVYYAGFTWKESKQFANAKEWENYLEDFSKKIQFPLQVKYLK; this is translated from the coding sequence ATGGGACTAAAATTCTTTTTTACCTTAGGCGTATGCGGGGCATTGTTACAGTTGGGATGCACTGACGCCACAGAGGGCCGCTATCGTATTGAAATCGTCAACCCCTTGAACGAAGCGAGGTCGCTTGAAACGTTGGAAATCGATTTAGCGGCAATACCTTTTAAGAACGCTATTCGGGCGTCGGCAAAATCGTATGAAATCTTTGATTTGGCCACCCAAAACAAAGTCACTTCACAAGCGGTAGATTTGGATGGTGATGGAAGTTTGGACCAACTCTTGTTTCAGCCCGAGGTCGATGCCGGAGAGAGCAAACTATTTGAAATAATCGCTTCCGAAGAAAAAACAATTGAGGAAGCCGATCCCCTTTGTTATTCAAGGTTCGTTCCCGAACGTACCGACGACTATGCATGGGAAAATAATCGGGTTGCGTTTAGAACCTATGGTCCAACAGCGCAAAAATTAAAAGAAGACGGGGTCCCCGGAGGCACCTTGTCCAGCGGGATTGACGCTTGGTTAAAAAAGGTAGATTACCCTATCATAAACAAATGGTACAAGAAGGAACTCGAAACCGACGGCAGCTATCATGAGGATACCGGGGAAGGTCTAGACAATTTTCATGTAGGTGTTAGTAGGGGCGTAGGCGGTATAGCCGTAAAAAGGGATTCTAGCTACCACGTTTCCAAGAATTTCACCAGTTATGAAACGCTTACCAAGGGACCTATTCGCACTAGCTTTGTTCTAAAATATGAGGATTGGAAGGCCGGGGAAGATATAATAAAGGAAGAAAAACACATTTCACTTGATAATGGCTCCAATCTTTCTCGATTTGAAATTAAGGTTAGGGGAACGGATAAGCTTTCGGTTGGTTTGACCATGCATGAAAATGACGGACAAGTGAGCGTAGCCCAAGATAAAGGCTATGTAAGTTATTGGCAGCCACATGAAGATTCGGAATTGGGAACCGCCATTGTAGCCGAGCCCAAACGTATTGTAGAGGTGGAAGAATACCAAAACGGCCGCCCTGATGAAAACAATGTCTACGCGGGCCTAAGTGTACAAGAGGGCAGCGTCGTATACTATGCCGGTTTTACATGGAAGGAAAGCAAGCAATTTGCCAATGCGAAAGAATGGGAAAATTACTTGGAGGACTTCTCGAAAAAAATACAGTTTCCCCTTCAGGTAAAGTATCTGAAATAA
- a CDS encoding sugar O-acetyltransferase: MTEKEKMMKGDAYDSRDPELLKMYHRARKLLQAYNSLDSELPEERERLLTELLLHKASGVWIEAPFFCDYGANISIGENTFVNTNCMFIDNNKITIGKNGLIAPFVQIYTATHPLRASDRIIEDGNSTRYLTNTKPVVIGDNAWIGGNSIIFPGVTIGNNVTIGAGSVVTKDIPDNVLAYGNPCKVIRSL, translated from the coding sequence ATGACCGAAAAAGAAAAGATGATGAAGGGCGATGCATATGATTCGCGTGACCCGGAATTACTCAAAATGTATCACAGGGCCCGTAAACTACTACAGGCCTATAATAGCCTAGACTCCGAATTACCCGAGGAAAGGGAAAGGCTTTTGACCGAATTACTATTACACAAAGCCTCCGGTGTATGGATTGAAGCGCCGTTCTTCTGTGATTATGGGGCTAATATTTCTATTGGCGAAAATACCTTTGTGAACACCAATTGTATGTTTATCGATAATAATAAAATTACCATTGGCAAAAACGGATTGATAGCCCCTTTTGTTCAGATTTATACGGCTACGCACCCTTTAAGGGCATCTGATAGAATTATTGAAGATGGGAATTCTACCCGCTATTTAACCAACACAAAACCCGTTGTAATTGGAGATAATGCCTGGATCGGAGGAAACTCCATCATCTTTCCCGGTGTAACCATTGGCAACAACGTAACCATAGGTGCCGGTAGCGTTGTCACCAAGGATATACCGGATAATGTACTAGCTTATGGCAACCCTTGTAAAGTCATCAGAAGCCTGTAA
- a CDS encoding nucleoside deaminase, which yields MKEHEMFMRRAIEMAAKGMNSNAGGPFGAVVVKDGEIIAEGHNKVTSTNDPTAHAEMVVIREACQKLDSFQLTDCIIYTSCEPCPMCLGAIYWARPKAVFYGCDKADAKAIDFDDQFIYDELDKDMEDRQIGFKQMLRDEAVEVFDNWASKNDKTKY from the coding sequence ATGAAAGAACACGAGATGTTTATGCGACGTGCCATTGAAATGGCCGCAAAGGGAATGAACTCAAATGCAGGCGGTCCTTTTGGCGCCGTAGTCGTTAAAGACGGCGAAATAATTGCGGAAGGACATAACAAGGTTACCTCTACGAACGACCCTACCGCCCATGCCGAAATGGTAGTTATTAGGGAAGCCTGTCAAAAATTGGACAGTTTTCAATTGACCGACTGTATTATTTATACCTCTTGCGAACCCTGCCCCATGTGCCTTGGCGCTATTTACTGGGCCCGACCCAAAGCGGTTTTTTACGGTTGTGACAAAGCAGATGCCAAAGCCATAGATTTCGATGATCAATTTATTTATGACGAACTCGACAAAGATATGGAAGACCGGCAAATAGGTTTTAAACAAATGCTTCGGGACGAAGCCGTAGAGGTCTTTGATAATTGGGCCTCAAAAAACGACAAGACGAAGTACTAG